ATGAGGGTTGCTTAAATTATAAACACTCAATAATAACTGTTCCCAATAATCAACATATTTCCGATCCTTCAATATGTCAGTCAACCAACGATCTGCAATTATTTCTGGTAGTTGCTTCATCTCAAAGTCAAAATTTTTCCATGCTCTACGCCAAGTTGCCCATCCCCAAATAACGGATAACGCGAGAAATAGTAACTGTAATCTGTACAACTCCGACCAAACTGAAAATTGGTGCCAGCAATATGCATTATTCTTGTATCCTCTTTGTATTTCTCTAGCATTTCCTCACAAAAACGAAAGAATAAAGGATGTGGTAAACAATCATCTTCAAGTATGATTGCTTCTTCTACTTGATTGAATGCCCAAGTGATACCTGTAGCAGGACGGCAACCACAGCCTAAATTGATGTCCGAATAATTTTTCAGTACCTCGCAGTTCCAATCTACTTGTTCGATAATATTGCGAGTAGCAGTACATTTTTCTACTTCATCAAGTCTTTCAGTGCGAGGACCGTCAGCTACTACTAATAGCTTAATTGGTTTTGCTTGACGAATGGACTCAAATACTTTTTAGTAGTATCTGGACGCTTAAAAATTATCAGAACAACGGGAGTTTTTAACATAAACTTTTATTCAATAAATTATAACTTTATTGCTAAACTACTCTAAATCAATAGTAAGCAGAAGTTGAAGAAGGTTCTGGGCTGAGAAAATACAAGCTGGCAAGAATAAGAGGTGATTTATAAAGTAAATATTTAAGCGGTTAATCGGCGCATTATAAGTCGAGTCATCACCGTAATACCTAACAGGCACCAATAGCTATATGTTTCATCCCTGATTCGTAACTAAGTTGTCAACCTCTAAACTAGTGCTGGTGATTCCTGGAGATACGTTGAGGATGGCTTTTATGTGGTCAGCGAGCCTAATTGCTAAGGCAATGATAGTTAAGGTAGGATTTGCATATCCTGAAGTAGGAAAGACCGAACTGCCAGCTATATATAGGTTATCGATCCCATGAACCCGACAATCAGCATTAACAACACCTTGTCTGGGATTGTCGTGCATCCGGGTTGTCCCCATGTGATGGCATGAAGGACGGTACAGAGCCAATTTTTCAAACTTCGGCTCCTCAGCAAGCTGAAACTTACCAATTTCAGCTTGAGCAATTTCTTCTGCCCAGATTTTCTTGACTCTTTCAATTGTGTAAAGATCTATTTCGTTTAACCGCCAGTGAACCTCTGCTTTATTTTGATTGAGTCGATCGCGCTCGTGACTCAGTACAACTCGGTTATTTGGATCGGGTGCTTGCTCAAATTGAGAGACAACTTCAAGCATAGAAAACCTTCGCTTCTCATAGTTGAGATAAGACAAGTAGCCTCTCTGCAAACCAGGTAATTGCCTAATGACTGCCCAAAAAGTAGCAGCAGCAATGTAATCGCTACCAGTAATAACACTACTAAGTTGCTTCAGCATATTTTTAGGTAACTTTGCATCAGAAATAGACATTAATAACGTTTTGAGAGAACGGATAGCTTCTCTTTGATAGTGTTCAGGCGTAAGAAGTAGCTGTGCTCCAAAGTTCAATAGTTGTTCGCGGTGCATTAAATTTTCAGATGGCGTAACTAATGCCATCACCGGCACTCCTTTAACATTGCAAATATCGTATAAGTTCGTCCGATCGAAGAAGCGGCGACTATAGGGAAGTAACATACCGCAACTAATCTGACGACGCTCCATAAAAAATCTACCAACGAGGTCGTTCTGATTTCCTAGTCCCGTTTTCTGGACTCGATTTGAGAGGAGTAATAATCGTGCATTCTCAATTCCTCCTGTAGCTAAAACGAATACTTTTGCTGAAATCCAAAACTGCTTATCCTGAGAACAGACAACTCGTAAACGAGTCACACTTTTGGCGACTTCATCAGTTTCAATTTCTACAACAGTGGCATGGAGAAGAGTAGTGATATTACTCGCTTTTCCGATCTGTTCTTGATAGTCATTTGTGAAAATAGAACGAGAAGCGTACTGACTTATTGTAGTCATGAAGCGATCGCTTCTCAGAGTCAATTGACGCGCTGAAGTCTTTTCCCAATCCTCAACGTTATAAGTAAAAGCTCCCAACTGACAAACTTGATGTGCTCGTTGATAGAACGGGTCGAGGTCGAACCTTGTAAAAGGCCAACCACTGTAAGGTAACCACTCGCGCTGTTCAAAATCAATTTTGTCTAAAGGTAAACACCGAAAGCCAGATTGTTTATAACCGATTGGCGATCCCCAAATATGAGCAGTACCGCCAAATTGACGACAGCGTGATTCACTTAGATTTGGATAGGGATCTCCAATTACTTTTCCATCAGCTAGAGATTGGATGTCCTGCTCCAGTTTACATCCACCACTTTCTAATAAGCAAACCTGAAATTTTTGGTTAGCGAACTCACGAGCTAAAGCAATTCCAGCCGGACCGCCACCAACAATACAAACTTCAACTTCAAGGCTGATATTTGGCGGTAAAGAATGAGCGTCAATAATCATTATTAGCTTCTATGTTATTTCTTTTTTTATTTTAATTATTTACTCTGCTTCAGATAATCCTAAATACTTACTAGAAGTGAATTGCAGCAATTATTTAAAAAATGTAAAAATAATTTGCATATTTTACACCCAATTGATACTACTCTATTAATAGCTATTAAGAATTGTTTGTCATACTTATTTTTAGAAAATTTAGTCAAAAAATAAAGAAATTAGTAGTTTTAAAGAAAAAATACAAACTAGACTTGAGCTTAGTCAAATTGCAAATATGCATGACAAATACTGTATATATGAATTTTGCGATTATCGTAAGTCACCTTTAGGAATGCTAGCTAAATTACCTTGTGCTACGTTCTTGATGTTCTCATGTAACTCACAAAATTGTCGATAAAGTAAAGTTCAGCTATTTCAATCAGTAGAGTATTTGAGTTGCAAAAAACAGTAAATCGAGTTATTTTTACTAGAGATAATGGTTGTGTCGCAAAAACCAGAAAATGATAAGGTGAGAAAACTAAAAACTTCCACTCGTCTTTGCGATGTCTACTTCCGGTATTGTCAACTTAACCGCAATGCAGAATAATCGTATTGGTTCCACTCGCTTCGCGACTGCTTGTCCATGTACGCCCGTTACCGATTCCGTGGTGAAATCATCAGTTACTGTGTCTGGCTGGTATTGTCAACTTAATCGGAAAACCTCAAAATTAAGCACCATAATCCCTGAGCAATTAGACTCGCTGAAACTAGGCGGCAGAAACTAGCCCAGCGACTGCTTGCCAATCTTGAAATCGTTGACGGAGTTGTTGGCGATAGCGTTGAGCAGTCAGGTGATGTTGCTTGGGGTGAAAGTGGTCTCGAATTGGTCCAAATGTAGATAGAAATCGCTGTGCTTGCCCAGAGGATTTGAATTTACGCATTCGTCGCTCTCGCGTTCGTGTCGGCTGATGCGAGTTTTCTGCTCGATTATTCAATCCTTTATGCTGTCGATGCTCTACGTTCTTCATCACTTGTTTCTTCGCGGCTTCATAGCTCTTTAACTTATCGGTGACAATCACCCGCGGCACGAAGCCTTGCTGCTTCAGGAGCTTGCGGAAAAAGCGCTTGGCTGCCTTCGTATCCCGATACCGTTGCATCAAAATATCGAGCACGTTCCCTTCCGCATCCACCGCTCGCCACAGATAATATTGCTGCCCTTTGATGCTGACCACCACTTCATCTAAATGCCATTTGTCAGCAATGTAAGCACGTTGGCACCGCAGTTGATTGGCATACTGCTGCCCAAATTTTTGGCACCATTCCCGAATCGATTCGTATGTCACCTCAATCCCTCTGTACAGCATCATTTTCTCAATATCCCGATAGCTCAAGGGTTCATGTGTAGTAGAGCCAGACACAGTAGCTGATCATCTCGGCAGGGAATCGGTAGCGACGATAAGGATTTGTACTCATCTCGTCATCTTACCCCAACTCCCCTCCGTCAAGTTGACAATACCTTTCACCCCCAACAACATCAGCTCACTGCACTACGATACCGAGAACAACTGCGCCAACGATTTGAGGATTGGCGAGCAGTTGCTTGTCTAAAACCGGCTGCTTAAAATCAGCCAAGCTGGCTACTCAGGAATCATCGTGCCGATTTTCGGATTTATCCCATTAAGTTGACAATATCTGCTGTTTGCATTGCTAGCCTCATCTTACACATTCCCTGACTACTTCAATAAAGGCTTGTAGTACAGCCGATGTTACATCACGCCGCCAAGCCAAAGCTAAGGAAACTTTTGGCGTGAATGGTTGCAACATCCGATAAACTACCCCTGGTCGTTGAAACTGCACAACCGAGGCAGATAATAAGGTAACTCCCAGCCCTGCCGCTACAAAACCCAATATGACTTGCATCTCGTCCGCTTCTTGAATGATTCTAGGACTGAAGTTGGCGCGTTGGCAAACCGCGATGACTTGGTCATACAGTCCACAGCCGCGATCGCGTTGAAATGTGATAAAGGGTTCACTTTCAAGTTCCCGCACCCGCACCTTGGTACGGGTTGCTAGAGGATGGTTTTCAGGTATTGCTAAGACTAGGGATTCGTGCAAGATAGTCTCGATAGCCAATCTTTTATCATTAATGGGAGATATAACAAAGCCGATCCCAATGCGACCTTCAAGTAGAGCCTGGATCTGCTCCTCTGTAGTCATTGCGTACACGGCAAGATCGACTTCGGGAAAGCGCTCTCGGTAAACCTTCAATGACATTGGAATCACATCATAGGTAGAAGAACCCTCAAATCCGACAACAAGCCGACCGATTTCACCACGACTGGCTCGTTGTGCCACCAGCACCCCTTGTTCAACTTGTGCCAGTATTTGGCGTGCCTCTTCTACAAAAGCTATTCCGGCTTCAGTCAACTCAACTCGACGCTTAGAGCGACGAAACAGTTCTACGCCTAACTCATCTTCAAGCTGACGGATCTGTCGGCTAAGTGGTGGCTGGGCGATCTGAAGTCGTGCGGCTGCCCGACCAAAATTCAGATCTTCCGCCACAGCTAGAAAGTATTGTAGCTGTCGAAGTTCCATTATGCGATTGATACCTTAAAGGTATTAATTTAGCTCAAAAATAGTATTAGACAACAATAAGTTTATCCTGTAAGCTTAATTATGTTTTTGAAAACTCATAATAACTAGGTAAAAACATAATCAACGTAAACTGATCGTACGCTTCTGGCTGGTGAAGAAAATGTAACCTTGACTGTAGATTGCCAGTTGAAATTTACCTTTCGTCTACCAGTGGTCAAACGCAAAACTATATGTACAACATCGTAGCTTTAATGAAGCTGGGGAAGAGTATATTTCACACACCATTCATTGTAGGTAACGGCAATATAACTCGATTGGAAAAAAACTCAATGGATGACTCGTTAGCACAGAGTAAGAAAAACTTTAGATCTCAAGAGTGGGTAAGGGAATATTTTGTAACTGTTGATAAGCTAAATGTGGATAACATCATCGCTAATTTTGTTGAAAATGGACAGTTCCGCTTCGGCAATGCTGAACCCGTTGTTGGGAAAGAGGCTATCCGAGATGCCCTAGTAAAGTTTTTCTCTGCAATTAAAGCGATGCATCACGAGAACGTTGGGCTATGGCTAGGGGACAGCTCAGCGGTTTTCGAGGCAGAAGTTACTTACACTCGCCAAGACGGGACAACCGTGACATTGCCCTGCGTTAGTATCCTGCGCTTTCGTGACAACTTCATCTACGACTTCCGTATGGTCATGGATGCTGCTCCGGTCTTCGCTGCTTAAGTATTCCGCCAGAAACTGTACCCGATATACGAATACTTGCAGCAAATTCACAACAATAAAGATGAGTAGCACACCAAATAACAGTAGTTATTTTTACAATTATAGCTCACGTCTGATAATGAGAAATCGTTTTAGCTTAGGCTGATTCGATTGCAACACGCTTGCAAAAATTCGAGAAAAAATAAGTTTTGAGGAGCACGAAATGAAAAACAAATTTACAGTTGAAAATGCAGCAATACTGTTGATTGACCATCAACAAGGCACAATTAAGCTCGCCCGCAACCTACCGCGTGAAGAGATTGTGCAAAACACGCGCGCACTGGCTCGCACGGCGGTCGAAACCAAGATGCCTCTTATCTTAACCAGCAGTATGGAGGCCAATTTTCAAGGTTTGCTGCTGGACGATTTGCAGATCATCGCGCCGGAAGCATACGAAAAACGGATCAAGCGCCCCGGCGTTGTTGACTGCTGGGAGTATGAGGACTTCAAAAGCGCAGTTAAAGCTACAGGCAAGAAAAAGCTGATTATGGCTGGGCTGACCAACGATGTCTGCATTGTCTTTCCAGCCATCAGTGCAGTGGAAGACGGCTACGAAGTCCAAGTCGTAGTGGATGCGGGTGGCTCGCCAACCATGCTTGCCGATGAAACTTCCACGCGACGCATGGAAAGACATGGAGTTACATTGACTTCAACTAATCAAGCGATGGCGGAATTGGCGAATTCTTGGTCAGAAGGAGTCGGGCACACGATTCAAACTATCATGTACCAAGAAATTCTGTCTAAATTCTTGGAGGCGTGAGTACATGACAAACATTCTGGTCGTTTACACCTCAACGCTGGGCAACACACACAAAATGGCTGAGGCAGTTGCTGATGGAGCACGATCGCTCACATCTACAACAGTCCTGCTGCGTGAAGCAACAGCGGCAACCATAGAGGAAGTCCGCAATTGCGATGCGCTGCTGTTAGGCACACCACTGCGCCACCGTTCTGCGGATGCACGGGTGAAGCAATTTATCGAGAACACGATCGAAGTGCTTTGGCTCACCGATGATCTGGTAGGCAAAGTGGGTGGTGTGTTCTCGGTTGGGGGTGGATATGGCAATGCCGGGGCAGGTGTGGAAATCGCCCAATTGGGACTGCTTGCAGCAATGGCAGGGGCAGGCATGATTCTTGTGCCGTTGCCCAAAACTACACCCGGAGCAGGCGTTGCCGGAAGTCACTGGGGCGCTCATGGCAGAAGCGGCGGACCCAATATGGAGCCAGTTGGCATCACCGATGAGATGCTTCAGTGTGCCTATCATCATGGGGCTAACGTGGCACGGGTGGCAGTAGCGCTACAGGGCAAAAACTTGATGGCACAGGGCAATCAGGCACCGTCTTCAGAATTGATTGCCCTGTTTTCAGAAACTCAAACCGCATGAATGACAAACTGTACTCGATTTTTACCAAGAGCAATCCTTTCTATGACTCATCTGCTTCACATTGATACCAGTCCGCGAGGAGAGCGATCGATCTCCCGCACCCTTGCCAAATTGTACATCACAGATTGGCAAGCTGCCCATCCCAACGATGTTGTCACCTATCGGGACATCGGACATTACCCGGTTCCATTTGTGAGCGAAGCCTGGATTGCCGGAGCTTATACGCCGCCAGAGCAGCACTCGCCGGAAAGTATCGAAGCGATGCGAATTTCGGATGAGTTAGTAAATAAACTTTATCGGAAATAGTACAGAATTACGAAACATCGGAATAGTCTATCCATATTCTCAAAATTCTTCCTCCTCTTGTCCCGAGCATTCCTTTTTTTCACCTCTTCCCTGCTCGATTAGGCTGCCTTTGGGGCAGTAACCGCTCTTGTTTGTCGATGGGTGAGGCGCAGATTGTGCAAACCACAGGCTGTTTCCATCACATCATCGGTATAGTGCTCCTTCCGATTGCGAAATTTCTGCACCACAATTTGACAGCGTTTGATGCCACCAATATGGTGTTCTACTTCGACTCGAACTTTGGAAATGGCTTGATTCTTCTTTTTCTCGAGATCGCTTAGTTCGGCGTTCCGTGGTTTCTTCTTCGGTTGTTGAATCGTTACCCCATCCGGCGCATAGCCTTGAAAACCCGTATCTTGCCACAATGTACTCTCTGGGGGGAATTGGTACTCTTCTTCATCGGCGATCTTTTTATCGTGCTTCTTCCCTTCATAGGTGTCACTGAGAAACACCACTGTCCCACCTCGTTGCACAATCACGTCATTTTTCACCGTATGAGCTTTTTTCTTGCCACTGTAGTAGGTCTTGCGCTCCTCCTTGTTTTTGGGGCGATTGATTGGACGTTCCGTACCATCGATGATGAATTCTAAACTGGGACAGGCACTGAGCACCGCTTCCAGTTTCGCTGGCTCTCGTTCCGGCAGGTGTTTCTCTTTGCCCAACGCTTGATTCAAGACGCGGGTTAACCGATGCACCCACTCATTCGCTTGCGCTTGCCCGAACCCAAACAAATAGCCCTGAACCTCCTGGGTCGGATACAACCGAAAATACACCAAAATAAACAACAGCTTATCGTCCAACCGCTCGAGCTCTGCCTTTCTTCCGGCACCATAAGCCCTTTGCCGCTTGACTTGCCGAAACGTTTCTTCAACATAGGTGTCCCATGCTTGGCCAAATGGAACTAACAAGGCTTCAAATTCCTCGGGCTTCAACCCACTCAGGCTTTGCAGAGTCATGGGCTTATTCTTTAGCTCTTGATAGCTCATTCTCATCGGGCAACCTCGCTCACGCCTAACAGCTCCACCTTTCGTGCTCTATCTTACAGGCTTAATTTCCGATAACTGAGATCTTGCACCATTCTCAATAAAGGGTTGCCAAAAGAGCCAAAATCTGGAAGAAAGGGCGTAGGAATAATTTGAGTTGACGATTATGGAAACCATCGTCGAATACGCCCAAGGGCTAGTCTATAGCCTTCTTTGCTTAATGCCTAGCACATACCAGAAAGCCAGTCTAAACGCCCTGTTCGGGCTGTTTCTTGAAGCTCAAGGATATCCTTTACCCCAGCACACCCAGGTGAAATCCGCTTCTTCATTGAGTCGATTTTTGAATCACTACAATTGGTCTACTCGTAGCGTGATTCGCACGACTCGTCAAATGGTGTTGCAGCAAGTGACCGCTCATCCCCCTCATCCAAGCACTCCTTTGCGAGTGTCGATCGATCTAACGACATTCGAAAAGTGCGGCAAGTTTTTGCAGTTGAGTACGCCGACGAATGACCCCAAGGCACCTGACCCCTGGGTGAGAATACTTAACGGTAAGCGGGGATTACATTTAGTAGTATTGTACCTGGTGGTGGGTGAGTGGCGAGTGCCTTGGAGCTTTCGGGTCTGGCGGGGCAAAGGCTATCAAGCGCCCAGTACAATTAGCCTGCAAGTTGTTGGCAACGGTTCCAACCCAGTTGAGTCAGGGCAGGGTGGTCATTGTACAGGCAGATACGGAGTTTGGCACCGTAGAGTTTCTCAAAGCAGTGCGAAAGCAGTCGTGGCGAGCAGTCGTGGGGATGCGCTGCAATCGCAAAATGCAGGACGGTCGTCATCTAAAGCAACTGTATCGCCATGCCAACCGTGGACAACAGGTGTATTTAGCGGGAGACACACAGCCACTGACGGTGTCCTGGTTCTGGCTCAAACGAGCCGAAGGCAAGCGAGAACTGCGCTTTGTCGTTTCTACCCATCCTTACTCTGGCATTTATCTGGTGCGGCTAGGACGTAAGCGCTCTTGCATTGAGGGCTTTTTCAAAACGAGCAAACATCGTTTTGGGCTGCATCGCTTTGGGCAAACTACGAAACTTGGTGTCTATCGCTGGCTCATCAAGAGCGCTAATTGCCTATCTATTGGCGCATTGGATTGACCAATGGTCACTACCTCCTGTCCTGGATTGGAAAGCTGCCAGTGATTTGGCATTAACTGTACTGTTTCCCTCGGTTCTGTGGTTACAATTGCTGCGGTTCATCCGAGTCAATGCTGACATTGCTGCACAATTCGATTTTGAAATTATCCTCAAACCTTTACCCATTCTTGCTTATCGAGAATGCTGCAAGATCTGAGATAATGTTTTATGACTAGAAAATCCCTCTAATATCCTTACCAATAACATTCTCACTTGTGTTTCCGCCAGTCCCAAACAATGTACGGGTTCGATTTTTGCCACACGATGGTTTCCCATCCATAACTCGGCTCCAATTGCGTGTAGAGGTGAGTCTTTCGTTTCTCGATAGAAATGAGCGATCGCGGCTGGAGCGGCTGGAGCGGGAATTGACAAAATTGCTGCGCTCGTTCCTAATTGTTCTGGAGATCGCTCTGCTCGGCGGTGTTGTTTGCGATTGTAGTTTCGCACTCCACGATGGCGATAGTAAGAGCGGCGATTGTGGCAGCGCTCGTCATCCCAACAGCGATCGCCTTCCACTCCGTGTTTGAGCTTGGCTTCGGTGACGCTCAACTTCGAGCAAAGCCTGCATTTTTCTTGACTGGGGCGAGACATCAATATTTCCTCAACGGTGCAAGTAGGTTTTCCAGCCAAAGGGCATCCGACTCGGATAACGGCGGTGGCGGTGGCGTGGCGCGATAGTCGATTGACAAATCGTAGGCTGCCTCATCATAAATAGCATTGAAAACAGCAGCCAAGTCAAGCGGCACGTCAGGGTCGGGTTGGCGCAGGGGTACGGGAATCACGGGCAGTCGATCCTGCAACCCCAACGTCCAAACTTCCACTACGCCGGAAGAGGCGCGAGTTAGCTCAATTAAATATGGCACGTTTGGTAAACGCGGATGGTTGAAAGGGCGACTGCCTCGGCGTAGCAAATCTAATTCAATTAAGTTGACACCTGCTTGGTAAAGGCGTTGGCGTTTTTGGCGGTATCCAGTCAATCCAGGTTCGCGCTTGTTGACGGGAGACAGAATTTCAATGCAAGTTACCAAGACGTTGAGTGCGGTGTCGCGAATTTCTACAGTCGGCACGCGGACTTCAACTGGTTGCAACACGGGCAAAGTTAATTGAGCAGGTGTAGTTGCGAGCGCACCAGACTGGTTTGACTGTAGCGCCCCAATTTGTCGAGAGCCAACCTGAAGTACTTCTACGTCGGGGTAGAGAATTCCCACTTCGGTTTCTGGCGCATTATCCTCCACTAGATAAATTTCTAGTCTAGCCGTGTAGCGGGGACGAAGTAGCGGCACTAAGACTTGGCGAATCTTGTTCGCCAGTGCCGAATGCACGTCCGACCATAAATATCCTTCTAGATAAGGGTCCATCCCCGGAAAGGGTGAAGGCATAAATGCACAGCCGATGATAATTTTCTGTATTGTACAACTTCAGACGTTCACTCTATAGAACACTTGTACTATTCCGAATTTAGTCGTAGTATAGTCGGATAAAAGATAATTGTGACTTATTTTATATACAGGGGGTGGTATACTGAATTGAAACCATAAGTTGACCAACTCATAAGTTGACCGACTCGGTTTTCATCGCTCACCTCGATGAGGCAGATTGCCGCTACTCAGCCATGTCCCATGAAACCGCAATCGGGCAGGAAAAGTACGTACAAGAGTGGTCAGCGCCAGAACCCCCAAGCGATCTCGTTTTCGATGATGGAGAGCCGTTGGAGACTAACCGCCACCGAATTGCGATGAACGTCCTGATTGATTCGACGCTCTCGGCGCTAGCCGAGCGGTCGGACTTTTTTGCGGGTGGCAATATGTTCGTCTACTACAGCCGCAATCAAGCGATGAATCGTGACTTTCGCGGTCCAGATTTTTTTGTTGCCTTGGATGTAGACGGTAGCCACGAGCGCCAAGGCTGGGTGGTGTGGGAAGAAGACGGTCGCTATCCCGATGCGATCGTCGAATTACTGTCGCCGAGTACGGCAAATGTGGATCGTGGGGCGAAAAAAGATTTGTACGAACGGGTGTTCCGCACTCCAGATTACTTTATATACGATCCTTTTGCTGCCGACTCGCTAGCGGGATGGCACTTGGAATTAGGACGTGGCTACCAGCCTCTGGTTCCTAACGAACGCGGTTGGTTATGGTGCGAAACTTTAGAATTGTGGCTGGGCACTTGGAATGGTAGTATCCGCCGAGAACCGCCAACAGGAACTTACAATTGGCTGCGCTTCTACGATCGCACCGGAGATCTAGTCTTGCTATCAGAGGAAATAGCTGCGCTCCAACAGCAACAAGCCGCGTCAGAGCGCCAGCGGGCA
The DNA window shown above is from Chroococcidiopsis sp. SAG 2025 and carries:
- a CDS encoding Uma2 family endonuclease, whose amino-acid sequence is MSHETAIGQEKYVQEWSAPEPPSDLVFDDGEPLETNRHRIAMNVLIDSTLSALAERSDFFAGGNMFVYYSRNQAMNRDFRGPDFFVALDVDGSHERQGWVVWEEDGRYPDAIVELLSPSTANVDRGAKKDLYERVFRTPDYFIYDPFAADSLAGWHLELGRGYQPLVPNERGWLWCETLELWLGTWNGSIRREPPTGTYNWLRFYDRTGDLVLLSEEIAALQQQQAASERQRAEAERQRSERLAQRLRELGEDPDLV
- a CDS encoding transposase; this encodes MATVPTQLSQGRVVIVQADTEFGTVEFLKAVRKQSWRAVVGMRCNRKMQDGRHLKQLYRHANRGQQVYLAGDTQPLTVSWFWLKRAEGKRELRFVVSTHPYSGIYLVRLGRKRSCIEGFFKTSKHRFGLHRFGQTTKLGVYRWLIKSANCLSIGALD
- a CDS encoding LysR family transcriptional regulator, which translates into the protein MELRQLQYFLAVAEDLNFGRAAARLQIAQPPLSRQIRQLEDELGVELFRRSKRRVELTEAGIAFVEEARQILAQVEQGVLVAQRASRGEIGRLVVGFEGSSTYDVIPMSLKVYRERFPEVDLAVYAMTTEEQIQALLEGRIGIGFVISPINDKRLAIETILHESLVLAIPENHPLATRTKVRVRELESEPFITFQRDRGCGLYDQVIAVCQRANFSPRIIQEADEMQVILGFVAAGLGVTLLSASVVQFQRPGVVYRMLQPFTPKVSLALAWRRDVTSAVLQAFIEVVRECVR
- a CDS encoding NAD(P)H-dependent oxidoreductase; protein product: MTHLLHIDTSPRGERSISRTLAKLYITDWQAAHPNDVVTYRDIGHYPVPFVSEAWIAGAYTPPEQHSPESIEAMRISDELVNKLYRK
- a CDS encoding nuclear transport factor 2 family protein, producing MYNIVALMKLGKSIFHTPFIVGNGNITRLEKNSMDDSLAQSKKNFRSQEWVREYFVTVDKLNVDNIIANFVENGQFRFGNAEPVVGKEAIRDALVKFFSAIKAMHHENVGLWLGDSSAVFEAEVTYTRQDGTTVTLPCVSILRFRDNFIYDFRMVMDAAPVFAA
- a CDS encoding DUF4058 family protein; translated protein: MPSPFPGMDPYLEGYLWSDVHSALANKIRQVLVPLLRPRYTARLEIYLVEDNAPETEVGILYPDVEVLQVGSRQIGALQSNQSGALATTPAQLTLPVLQPVEVRVPTVEIRDTALNVLVTCIEILSPVNKREPGLTGYRQKRQRLYQAGVNLIELDLLRRGSRPFNHPRLPNVPYLIELTRASSGVVEVWTLGLQDRLPVIPVPLRQPDPDVPLDLAAVFNAIYDEAAYDLSIDYRATPPPPPLSESDALWLENLLAPLRKY
- a CDS encoding isochorismatase family protein yields the protein MKNKFTVENAAILLIDHQQGTIKLARNLPREEIVQNTRALARTAVETKMPLILTSSMEANFQGLLLDDLQIIAPEAYEKRIKRPGVVDCWEYEDFKSAVKATGKKKLIMAGLTNDVCIVFPAISAVEDGYEVQVVVDAGGSPTMLADETSTRRMERHGVTLTSTNQAMAELANSWSEGVGHTIQTIMYQEILSKFLEA
- a CDS encoding transposase family protein gives rise to the protein MDDKLLFILVYFRLYPTQEVQGYLFGFGQAQANEWVHRLTRVLNQALGKEKHLPEREPAKLEAVLSACPSLEFIIDGTERPINRPKNKEERKTYYSGKKKAHTVKNDVIVQRGGTVVFLSDTYEGKKHDKKIADEEEYQFPPESTLWQDTGFQGYAPDGVTIQQPKKKPRNAELSDLEKKKNQAISKVRVEVEHHIGGIKRCQIVVQKFRNRKEHYTDDVMETACGLHNLRLTHRQTRAVTAPKAA
- a CDS encoding GMC family oxidoreductase, whose amino-acid sequence is MIIDAHSLPPNISLEVEVCIVGGGPAGIALAREFANQKFQVCLLESGGCKLEQDIQSLADGKVIGDPYPNLSESRCRQFGGTAHIWGSPIGYKQSGFRCLPLDKIDFEQREWLPYSGWPFTRFDLDPFYQRAHQVCQLGAFTYNVEDWEKTSARQLTLRSDRFMTTISQYASRSIFTNDYQEQIGKASNITTLLHATVVEIETDEVAKSVTRLRVVCSQDKQFWISAKVFVLATGGIENARLLLLSNRVQKTGLGNQNDLVGRFFMERRQISCGMLLPYSRRFFDRTNLYDICNVKGVPVMALVTPSENLMHREQLLNFGAQLLLTPEHYQREAIRSLKTLLMSISDAKLPKNMLKQLSSVITGSDYIAAATFWAVIRQLPGLQRGYLSYLNYEKRRFSMLEVVSQFEQAPDPNNRVVLSHERDRLNQNKAEVHWRLNEIDLYTIERVKKIWAEEIAQAEIGKFQLAEEPKFEKLALYRPSCHHMGTTRMHDNPRQGVVNADCRVHGIDNLYIAGSSVFPTSGYANPTLTIIALAIRLADHIKAILNVSPGITSTSLEVDNLVTNQG
- a CDS encoding flavodoxin domain-containing protein; translation: MTNILVVYTSTLGNTHKMAEAVADGARSLTSTTVLLREATAATIEEVRNCDALLLGTPLRHRSADARVKQFIENTIEVLWLTDDLVGKVGGVFSVGGGYGNAGAGVEIAQLGLLAAMAGAGMILVPLPKTTPGAGVAGSHWGAHGRSGGPNMEPVGITDEMLQCAYHHGANVARVAVALQGKNLMAQGNQAPSSELIALFSETQTA